A stretch of DNA from bacterium:
GTCGATGACGATATCTGCGATCTGGTCGGCCTCCTCGGCCGACGTGCACAGCGGAGGCGCGATTCCCACGCACTCCCAGAGCGCACGCACGATCAATCCGCGTTCGTAACAACGACTGGCGACCGCAGCGGGAAAAGCCATCGGCTTGCCCCCGACAGGATCGAGAGTTCCCGGCTCAGAACACTCAATGGCCGCCAGCATCCCGATACCGCGGATGTCCGCAACATGGGAGTGCGAACCGAGTCCCTGGTGGAGTCGCTTGCGCAGGTGCTCCCCAACATCGCGCGCATTTCCGACCAGGCCTTCGCGCTCGACGATCTCGATGTTCGCCAGGCCTGCAGCGCATGACGCCGGATGGTTGTTGTAGGTCAACCCGAACATCAGGGGCAGACCTTTGGGACTCTGATCGCGAATCGTCTCGTAGACGTGATCCGAAAGAGCAACGCCACCCAAGGGCAGATACCCGCTCGAAATACCCTTCGCGAAGCAAAGCACGTCCGGGAAGATGTCCCAGTGTTCCATTCCGAACCAGCGCCCCGTGCGTCCGAAACCGGTGATCACTTCGTCGAGCAGTAGCAGGACTCCGTGTCGTTTGCAGATTTCGGAAAGACGCGAATAGTAGTCGGCAGGTGGCGCAATGATCCCACCAGTCCCCATCACCGGTTCGACGATGATCGCTGCAACCGTTTCCGGCCCCTCTCGCAGGATCGTCGCCTCGACGTCTTCGGCACAGGCGAGTTCGCAGGCGGGATGAGTCTTGCCGTACTCGCAGCGCAAACAGTACGGGGCCGCGGTCTCGACATGCTCCGGGTCGGGCGGTGCCATGATGTGGTACACGCCAATCCGCGTCGCAGATCCGGCCGCTCGAGTCGCTCCGTGATAACTGTGACGACGCGAGAGAATCTTGGTCCGCTGCGGCTGGCCCTGCACGGCGTGGTAGAGCCGTGCAAAGCGAAACGCCGCCTCGTTCGCATCGGAACCTCCCGTCGTGAACATCAGATGCCGGAGGGTTCGATCTTCGGGCAACAACTCGACGACGCGTTGCGCCAGGCGAATCGCAGCCTCGGAGGAAAAGTCCCAGAACGAGGGGTAGTACGCCAGCTCGCGCATCTGTTCAGCCACCGCGTCCGCGATCTCGGTACGCCCGTGCCCGACGTTGATGTTGAACAAGCCCGAGAATCCGTCGATCACACGCCGACCGTCGCCGATTTCGATCCAGATGCCCTCGCCTCCGGTAACGACTCGGGGACCTTTCGTCTCGTGCTTTCGCAGCTCGGTGATCGGGTGAATCAGATGAGCGCTGTCGAGATCGATCAGCTCCTGAAGATCCGGGTGAGTCATTTTCGCCGTCCTCTCGTGAATGCCCGAGCAGTGAATGTCCCAGCATAATCCTTCGGGAACTGCAGAGGGAAACCGATTTCCGGTGGCCCTGAACTGGACTCGATTGAGGAATGCACATCCAAAATGATAGGGTGCGGCGATCGAACCCGCGCCTGTGGACAACCAGGCCCGTGGACTACCCGAAGAGCAGAAGAGCAGGAGAGGTGAGAAAAACCTTATGGCCATGAACGTACAGTCGATTGCGTCGCTTCCCGATCGCATCAATGAGATCCGCCTGCTGACGGCCGAAATCGTCAACCGCGAGATCTTGCCCAACGAAACTACTCTATGGCGCCGGCGGTCCGGGAAATCGGGCAGCGACGAAGAGCGCCAGAAGGCCCGGGAACTGCGCCACGAGATCCAGACGAAGGTCAAGCAGGCGGGGCTCTGGGCACCGCATCTTCCCGAAGAGTACGGCGGCTGCGGACTGACCTTCCTGGAGCATGCGTACATGAACGAGGTGCTCGCCTACGCGATCGGTGCCGCTTCGCTATTCGGTGTGGTTGCACCGAACTCCGGAAATCAGAAGATCCTGCTCAAGTACGGCACCGAGGAACAGCGAAAGAAATGGCTCGTGCCCCTGACCGAGGGCAAGATGCAGTCCGGCTTCTCGATGACGGAGCCCGATAGCGCGGGATCCGATCCGCGTTCGATCAAGACCACCGCACGCCGCGAAGGCAATGAGTGGGTCATCAACGGCCAGAAGTGGTTTACGTCCAACGGCATTGCTGCGGACTTCCTGATCGTGATGTGCCGCACCGACGACCCCGACGGGTCCGAAGACACCAACGGCAAGATGACTCAGATCATCGTTCCGACCGACACGCCCGGCGTGAACATCGTGCGCGGTATCGAGGTCTGGGGCCAGAGCAGCGACCACGCCGAGGTGATCTACGACAATGTGCGGGTGCCGGCAGAGAACCAGCTCGGCCAGACCGGCTCCGGCCACGCAGCCGCCCAGGATCGCCTGGGTGCCGGGCGCGTCTACCACTGCATGAACTCAGTGGGCCAGATGTGGAGAGCATTCGATCTGATGGTAGAACGCGCGAACTCTCGCGAGGTGCACGGCGGCCTGCTCAAGGAAAAGCAGTTCGTCCAGGGCTTCATCGCCGACTCCTACATCGACATCCAGACCTCGCGATTGATGACGATCCACTGCGCCGAACAGATGGAGAGCGGAGCGGATGCGCGAACCGAGATCTCGGCGCTGAAGATCTATGTACCCGAGGCGTACTCACGCGTGGTCGATCGAGCGATCCAGGTCTGGGGCGCGGCGGGCGTCACGGGCGATCTGCCGCTGGCCGGCATGTACCAGGGGGCGCGTACACTGCGACTGGCCGACGGACCGGACGAGGTGCACAAGATCCTGGTCGCCAAGAACGTACTCAAGCGCTACGCGAGCGGTGAGGGATGGGACTTCGGCAACTAATATGGCGAATTTCTCAGAGATCCCCTGGATCGCGGAACACATCGAGTTGTACCGGAAAGACCCCGAGAAAGCGCATATCTGGGATTCGACACCATTGGGGGGTCCGGGAGATCTCCCGACGCTACTACTCACGACCACCGGCCGGAAATCGGGAGAGCCGCGCTCTCTCCCGCTGATCTACGGAAACTTC
This window harbors:
- a CDS encoding aspartate aminotransferase family protein — translated: MTHPDLQELIDLDSAHLIHPITELRKHETKGPRVVTGGEGIWIEIGDGRRVIDGFSGLFNINVGHGRTEIADAVAEQMRELAYYPSFWDFSSEAAIRLAQRVVELLPEDRTLRHLMFTTGGSDANEAAFRFARLYHAVQGQPQRTKILSRRHSYHGATRAAGSATRIGVYHIMAPPDPEHVETAAPYCLRCEYGKTHPACELACAEDVEATILREGPETVAAIIVEPVMGTGGIIAPPADYYSRLSEICKRHGVLLLLDEVITGFGRTGRWFGMEHWDIFPDVLCFAKGISSGYLPLGGVALSDHVYETIRDQSPKGLPLMFGLTYNNHPASCAAGLANIEIVEREGLVGNARDVGEHLRKRLHQGLGSHSHVADIRGIGMLAAIECSEPGTLDPVGGKPMAFPAAVASRCYERGLIVRALWECVGIAPPLCTSAEEADQIADIVIDSIRDLA
- a CDS encoding acyl-CoA dehydrogenase gives rise to the protein MNVQSIASLPDRINEIRLLTAEIVNREILPNETTLWRRRSGKSGSDEERQKARELRHEIQTKVKQAGLWAPHLPEEYGGCGLTFLEHAYMNEVLAYAIGAASLFGVVAPNSGNQKILLKYGTEEQRKKWLVPLTEGKMQSGFSMTEPDSAGSDPRSIKTTARREGNEWVINGQKWFTSNGIAADFLIVMCRTDDPDGSEDTNGKMTQIIVPTDTPGVNIVRGIEVWGQSSDHAEVIYDNVRVPAENQLGQTGSGHAAAQDRLGAGRVYHCMNSVGQMWRAFDLMVERANSREVHGGLLKEKQFVQGFIADSYIDIQTSRLMTIHCAEQMESGADARTEISALKIYVPEAYSRVVDRAIQVWGAAGVTGDLPLAGMYQGARTLRLADGPDEVHKILVAKNVLKRYASGEGWDFGN